The following proteins are encoded in a genomic region of Streptococcus sp. 29892:
- the dhaK gene encoding dihydroxyacetone kinase subunit DhaK, which produces MKKIINQPEHVVDEMLKGLVFMHQDVIERIDGFEVIVRKAEKTGKVGIISGGGSGHEPSHAGFVGKGMLSAAVCGAVFTSPTPDQILEAIKAADEGAGVFMVIKNYSGDIMNFEMAQELAEMEGIEVASVVVDDDIAVENSLYTQGRRGVAGTILVHKILGHAAETGKSLAEIKELADRLVPQIKTIGLALSGATVPEVGKPGFVLEEDEFEYGVGIHGEPGYKKEKLQPSAKLAEELVEKLAEGFDIQDGEHYGVLINGLGATPLMEQYVFANDVAQLLAKKGVIVDYKKIGNYMTSIDMAGLSLTLIKLEDPSWIDALQAPVEVVAW; this is translated from the coding sequence ATGAAAAAAATCATTAACCAACCTGAACATGTCGTTGACGAAATGTTGAAAGGCCTTGTCTTTATGCACCAAGATGTGATTGAGCGTATTGACGGTTTTGAAGTCATTGTTCGCAAGGCGGAAAAGACTGGCAAAGTCGGCATCATCTCAGGAGGTGGTTCTGGTCACGAACCTTCTCATGCAGGCTTTGTCGGTAAGGGTATGTTGTCTGCCGCTGTCTGTGGCGCAGTATTTACCTCACCAACCCCAGACCAAATCTTGGAAGCCATCAAAGCAGCTGATGAAGGCGCTGGAGTCTTCATGGTCATCAAAAACTACTCTGGCGACATCATGAACTTTGAAATGGCACAAGAGTTGGCTGAAATGGAAGGAATCGAAGTGGCTAGTGTCGTTGTGGACGATGACATCGCTGTGGAAAATAGCCTCTATACCCAAGGCCGTCGTGGCGTAGCAGGTACCATCCTTGTCCACAAGATTCTCGGTCATGCTGCTGAAACTGGTAAATCGCTTGCTGAGATTAAAGAATTAGCTGACCGCCTCGTTCCACAAATCAAAACTATCGGTCTTGCGCTTTCAGGCGCTACTGTTCCAGAAGTGGGCAAACCAGGCTTCGTCCTTGAAGAAGATGAATTTGAGTATGGCGTTGGTATCCATGGCGAACCTGGCTATAAGAAAGAAAAGCTACAACCATCTGCAAAATTGGCTGAAGAATTGGTTGAGAAATTGGCTGAAGGCTTTGACATTCAAGATGGTGAACACTACGGTGTCCTTATCAATGGTCTTGGAGCAACTCCTCTCATGGAGCAATATGTTTTTGCCAACGACGTTGCGCAATTACTAGCTAAAAAAGGGGTTATTGTCGATTACAAGAAAATCGGTAACTATATGACATCCATTGATATGGCTGGACTATCACTGACTTTGATTAAACTAGAAGACCCAAGCTGGATTGATGCTTTACAGGCACCTGTTGAAGTTGTCGCTTGGTAG
- the dhaL gene encoding dihydroxyacetone kinase subunit DhaL gives MDAKTALTWMEKFNEKIQTNKDYLSQLDSPIGDGDHGGNMARGMAAVMQELSDKDYESADQVFKVVAMQLLSKVGGASGPLYGSAFMGISKASQTDTDLADVLQAGLDMIQKRGKAELGEKTMVDVWVPVIAALRENQLSVEVIHEAVQATKDILATKGRASYVGERSIGHIDPGSFSSGLLFEALLEAGL, from the coding sequence ATGGATGCAAAAACAGCATTGACATGGATGGAGAAATTCAACGAAAAAATTCAAACGAATAAGGATTATTTGAGCCAACTCGATTCACCGATTGGCGATGGAGATCATGGCGGAAACATGGCTCGAGGTATGGCGGCTGTCATGCAGGAGCTATCTGACAAAGACTACGAGAGTGCTGACCAGGTTTTCAAAGTGGTTGCCATGCAGCTTCTCAGTAAGGTTGGCGGGGCTTCAGGTCCTCTCTATGGCTCTGCTTTTATGGGAATTTCCAAGGCTAGCCAGACTGATACTGATTTGGCAGATGTGCTACAAGCAGGTTTGGATATGATTCAAAAACGTGGCAAGGCCGAATTAGGTGAAAAAACCATGGTGGATGTTTGGGTCCCTGTCATTGCTGCCCTAAGAGAAAACCAGCTCTCAGTAGAGGTTATTCATGAGGCTGTTCAGGCAACAAAAGATATCCTTGCGACCAAAGGGCGAGCTTCCTATGTTGGCGAGCGGTCTATCGGCCATATTGATCCAGGTTCTTTCTCGTCTGGGCTTCTATTTGAAGCCTTGTTGGAGGCAGGACTATGA
- the dhaM gene encoding dihydroxyacetone kinase phosphoryl donor subunit DhaM — translation MTKVGILLVSHSKNLAQGIIDLVSEVAKDIPITYCGGLEDGSIGTSFEMVQDRIETNPASTVLAFFDLGSARMNIELAADFSDKQVLIQTVPVVEGCYTAAALLQAGADLNTILDQLQELEIKK, via the coding sequence ATGACAAAGGTTGGTATCTTACTCGTATCCCATTCAAAAAATTTGGCCCAGGGAATCATCGACCTAGTATCTGAAGTCGCCAAAGATATTCCCATCACCTACTGTGGCGGATTGGAGGACGGTAGTATCGGAACTAGCTTTGAAATGGTACAAGACAGGATTGAAACAAATCCAGCAAGTACAGTCCTTGCCTTCTTTGATCTTGGGAGTGCTAGGATGAACATTGAACTGGCTGCCGATTTTTCTGATAAGCAAGTCCTTATCCAAACTGTGCCAGTTGTAGAAGGATGCTACACAGCTGCTGCCCTCTTACAGGCAGGAGCAGATTTAAACACCATCCTTGACCAATTACAGGAGCTTGAAATCAAAAAATAA
- a CDS encoding proline--tRNA ligase, protein MKQSKMIIPTLREMPSDASVISHALMLRAGYVRQISAGIYSYLPLANRVIEKAKNIMREEFDKIDAIEFLAPALLSADIWRESGRYETYGDDLYKLKNREGSDFILGPTHEETVTLLARDAVQSYRQLPLNIYQIQPKYRDEKRPRNGLLRGREFIMKDGYSFHASYESLDQTYDDYKAAYEAIFTRAGLEFKAIIGDGGAMGGKDSQEFMAITPDRTDLDRWVVLDKSVASFEEIPEDVLEAIKAELLAWSVSGEDTIAYSSESGYAANLEMATSEYKPSTAVVVEEDLVKVATPDAKTIDEVAAFLNVAEEQTIKTMLFMADGEPVVALLVGNDQVNDVKLKNYLGADFFDAASPADAENIFGAGFGSLGPVGLPENIKIIADRKVQDVKNAVVGANEDGFHYTGANAGRDFQVTEYVDIREVKEGEPSPDGHGVLNFARGIEIGHIFKLGTRYSDSMNANILDENGRSMPIIMGCYGIGVSRLLSAVLEQHARLFVNKTPKGEYRYAWGINFPKELAPFDVHLIPVNVKDEEAMALTQSIEASLVGAGYEVLTDDRNERVGVKFSDSDLIGLPIRVTVGKKAADGIVEVKIKGTGDTVEVHVDQLLETLQILNK, encoded by the coding sequence ATGAAACAGTCTAAAATGATTATCCCTACTTTGCGGGAGATGCCTTCGGATGCGTCGGTGATTAGCCATGCTTTGATGTTGCGTGCGGGTTATGTCCGCCAGATTTCTGCTGGTATTTACAGCTACTTGCCTTTGGCTAACCGTGTCATTGAAAAAGCAAAAAATATCATGCGTGAGGAATTCGATAAGATTGATGCCATTGAATTTTTGGCACCAGCTCTCTTGTCAGCGGACATTTGGCGTGAGTCGGGTCGTTACGAAACCTACGGTGATGACCTCTACAAGCTCAAAAACCGTGAGGGTTCTGACTTTATCTTGGGTCCAACCCACGAAGAAACGGTGACACTATTGGCGCGTGATGCGGTGCAATCTTACAGGCAGTTACCACTCAACATTTACCAAATCCAGCCAAAATACCGTGATGAAAAACGTCCTCGTAACGGGCTTCTCCGTGGTCGTGAGTTTATCATGAAAGACGGTTACAGCTTCCACGCCAGCTACGAGAGCCTGGACCAGACCTACGATGACTATAAGGCAGCTTACGAGGCTATTTTCACTCGTGCAGGACTTGAGTTCAAGGCTATCATCGGTGACGGTGGTGCCATGGGTGGTAAGGATAGCCAGGAATTTATGGCTATTACACCGGACCGTACTGATCTGGACCGTTGGGTTGTCTTGGACAAGTCGGTTGCTTCTTTTGAGGAAATCCCAGAGGATGTTCTTGAAGCAATCAAGGCAGAACTTTTGGCTTGGTCTGTGTCTGGTGAAGATACCATCGCCTACTCTAGCGAGTCTGGCTACGCTGCCAACCTAGAAATGGCAACTAGCGAATACAAACCAAGTACAGCAGTTGTCGTCGAAGAAGACTTGGTCAAAGTAGCGACACCAGATGCTAAAACCATCGACGAAGTTGCTGCCTTCTTGAATGTCGCTGAAGAGCAAACCATCAAAACCATGCTCTTTATGGCAGATGGTGAGCCAGTTGTTGCCCTACTTGTCGGCAATGACCAGGTAAACGATGTCAAGTTGAAAAACTACCTTGGAGCTGATTTCTTTGATGCAGCAAGCCCAGCAGATGCTGAAAACATCTTCGGTGCAGGCTTTGGTTCTCTTGGCCCAGTTGGTTTACCAGAAAATATCAAGATTATTGCAGACCGCAAGGTCCAAGATGTGAAAAATGCTGTAGTCGGTGCTAACGAAGATGGTTTCCACTACACAGGTGCCAATGCAGGCCGTGATTTCCAAGTGACTGAGTATGTGGACATTCGTGAAGTCAAGGAAGGTGAGCCTTCTCCAGATGGACACGGGGTTCTCAACTTTGCTCGCGGTATTGAAATCGGTCATATCTTCAAACTGGGGACCCGTTATTCAGATAGCATGAATGCTAATATCTTGGATGAGAACGGTCGTTCTATGCCAATTATCATGGGATGCTACGGTATCGGTGTTAGTCGCCTTTTGTCAGCCGTTCTTGAGCAACATGCTCGCCTCTTTGTCAACAAGACACCAAAAGGCGAATACCGTTACGCTTGGGGAATCAACTTCCCTAAAGAATTGGCTCCGTTTGATGTTCATCTAATCCCAGTCAATGTAAAAGACGAAGAAGCTATGGCCTTGACCCAGTCCATCGAAGCCAGCTTGGTTGGCGCAGGCTACGAAGTCTTGACAGATGATCGTAATGAGCGTGTCGGTGTGAAATTCTCTGATAGTGACTTGATTGGTTTGCCAATCCGCGTGACAGTCGGTAAGAAAGCTGCTGACGGCATTGTTGAAGTGAAAATCAAGGGAACAGGTGATACGGTTGAAGTCCATGTAGATCAACTCCTTGAAACCTTACAGATTTTGAATAAGTAA
- the rseP gene encoding RIP metalloprotease RseP codes for MKGILAFIFIFGVIVVVHEFGHFYFAKKSGILVREFAIGMGPKIFAHIGKDGTAYTIRILPLGGYVRMAGWGEDKTEIKTGTPASLTLNADGVVTRINLSGKQLDNVSLPMNVTSFDFEEKLEITGLVLDESKTYKVDHDATIVEEDGTEVRIAPLDVQYQHATVWGRLMTNFAGPMNNFILGTFIFIMLVFAQGGVADPTTNAVRVTDGGALQAAGIVTGDKILSINGQATDTYTEIASAISQSAAEATTAPSFELVVEHEGAEKTITVTAEKVEGSYRIGVSPILKTGFFDKIIGGFQQAGGTALIVVTALKNLIANFDVKQLGGPVAIYSVSNQAAANGWFSVFNLMAMLSINIGIFNLIPIPALDGGKIVMNILEGIRRKPLKPETESYITLAGVAIMVVLMLVVTWNDIMRVFF; via the coding sequence ATGAAGGGAATTTTAGCCTTTATCTTTATATTTGGCGTGATTGTAGTTGTTCATGAATTTGGGCATTTCTACTTTGCCAAAAAATCGGGTATCCTTGTCAGAGAATTTGCCATTGGTATGGGCCCTAAAATCTTTGCTCACATTGGTAAAGATGGGACGGCTTATACTATTCGTATCCTTCCGCTCGGTGGCTATGTGCGCATGGCTGGTTGGGGTGAAGATAAGACGGAAATTAAGACGGGGACGCCAGCTAGCCTGACCTTGAATGCTGATGGGGTTGTTACTCGTATCAATCTTTCTGGAAAACAGCTTGATAATGTTAGCTTACCCATGAATGTGACTAGTTTTGATTTCGAGGAAAAGCTAGAAATCACAGGCTTGGTGTTAGATGAAAGCAAGACCTACAAGGTTGATCACGATGCTACGATTGTAGAGGAGGATGGAACGGAAGTTCGCATTGCTCCGCTGGATGTTCAATACCAGCATGCGACCGTTTGGGGTCGATTGATGACCAACTTTGCTGGTCCTATGAATAACTTTATTCTAGGTACCTTTATTTTCATCATGCTTGTCTTTGCTCAGGGTGGGGTTGCTGACCCAACGACTAATGCGGTTCGTGTGACAGATGGAGGGGCTTTACAGGCTGCAGGCATCGTTACGGGTGATAAAATTTTGTCTATCAATGGTCAAGCAACGGATACTTATACGGAAATTGCTAGCGCTATTAGTCAATCCGCAGCGGAAGCGACTACAGCTCCAAGTTTTGAGTTGGTCGTAGAGCATGAAGGAGCTGAAAAAACAATCACAGTGACCGCTGAAAAGGTTGAGGGTAGTTACCGAATTGGCGTTTCACCCATTCTAAAAACAGGTTTCTTTGATAAGATTATTGGGGGATTCCAGCAAGCAGGTGGGACAGCCCTTATTGTTGTGACTGCCTTAAAGAACTTGATTGCAAACTTTGATGTCAAGCAGTTGGGCGGACCTGTGGCTATTTATTCTGTCAGCAATCAAGCTGCTGCAAATGGCTGGTTCTCAGTTTTTAACCTGATGGCTATGCTGTCAATCAATATCGGTATTTTCAATCTTATCCCTATTCCAGCCTTGGATGGTGGGAAGATTGTCATGAACATTCTAGAAGGTATTCGCAGAAAACCACTTAAACCAGAAACGGAATCCTATATCACGCTGGCAGGAGTTGCCATTATGGTCGTTCTTATGCTAGTTGTGACCTGGAATGACATTATGCGTGTATTCTTCTAA
- a CDS encoding phosphatidate cytidylyltransferase, whose protein sequence is MQKRVVFGGIAFAVFLPFLLLGGTAFHFFIGLLAMIATAELIKMHGLTPYSIEGTLAMLASLVLTLPLQNYLTFLPTDGNYTAYAIVVFLLLGTTVFNLGQYNYSDVVFPIASSFYVGIGFHNLLLARTDGLNKVFFALCIVWATDIGAYLVGRQFGRRKLLPKVSPNKTVEGFFGGIGSALVLSIIFLLVDKSLRAGYPFFLMLVLVVIFSAFVQFGDLVESAIKRHFGVKDSGNLIPGHGGILDRFDGMIFVFPIMHFFGLF, encoded by the coding sequence TTGCAGAAACGAGTGGTATTTGGAGGGATTGCTTTTGCGGTCTTCCTTCCCTTTTTATTGCTAGGAGGAACTGCCTTTCATTTCTTTATAGGCCTATTGGCGATGATTGCTACGGCTGAATTGATTAAGATGCACGGCTTAACTCCCTACTCGATTGAGGGGACTTTGGCCATGTTGGCAAGTTTGGTTTTGACCTTGCCCTTGCAGAATTACCTGACTTTTTTACCAACGGATGGCAACTACACAGCCTATGCTATTGTCGTCTTCCTTCTTCTCGGAACGACCGTTTTTAATTTGGGACAGTACAACTACTCGGATGTGGTTTTTCCGATTGCATCTAGTTTTTATGTAGGGATTGGTTTTCATAATTTGCTGTTGGCACGGACGGATGGCTTGAATAAGGTGTTCTTTGCACTTTGTATTGTATGGGCAACGGATATTGGGGCTTATCTGGTTGGTCGCCAATTTGGTCGAAGAAAGTTATTACCAAAAGTATCACCCAATAAGACGGTGGAAGGATTTTTTGGTGGGATTGGCTCCGCTCTCGTCTTGTCGATTATTTTCTTATTGGTTGATAAAAGTCTTCGAGCAGGTTATCCCTTCTTCTTGATGTTGGTATTGGTGGTCATCTTCTCTGCTTTTGTTCAATTTGGTGATTTAGTAGAAAGTGCTATTAAGCGCCACTTTGGTGTTAAGGATTCTGGCAATCTGATTCCAGGTCATGGTGGTATTTTAGACCGCTTTGATGGTATGATCTTTGTCTTTCCTATCATGCACTTCTTTGGACTGTTTTAA
- a CDS encoding isoprenyl transferase, whose protein sequence is MFKFQFKKKESIETAIEVPKHIAVIMDGNGRWAKKRMQPRIMGHKAGMDALQNVTKTASDLGVKVLTVYAFSTENWSRPEKEVAFIMNLPVEFYDKYVPELHANNVKIQMIGDHSKLPEPTLNALYKAEQKTKNNTGLILNFALNYGGRDEVTRAVKAIAQDVLDAKFNPGDINEKLIADYLYTGSLSPALRDPDLVIRTSGELRLSNFLPWQTAYSELYFTDVAWPDFDGEALKLAIKEYNRRHRRFGGV, encoded by the coding sequence ATGTTTAAATTTCAATTTAAAAAGAAGGAAAGCATTGAAACAGCTATTGAGGTGCCCAAGCATATAGCGGTCATCATGGACGGCAATGGTCGTTGGGCTAAAAAGCGGATGCAGCCGCGAATTATGGGGCACAAGGCTGGAATGGATGCTTTACAAAATGTAACTAAGACAGCTTCTGATTTGGGAGTTAAAGTCTTGACGGTATATGCCTTTTCGACGGAGAATTGGTCCAGACCCGAGAAGGAAGTGGCCTTTATCATGAACTTGCCTGTGGAATTTTATGATAAATATGTTCCTGAACTCCATGCCAATAATGTTAAAATCCAGATGATTGGTGACCATTCCAAGCTGCCTGAACCTACGCTCAATGCGCTCTATAAGGCAGAGCAAAAAACCAAGAATAATACGGGTTTGATTTTAAATTTCGCCTTGAACTATGGTGGGCGTGATGAGGTGACTAGAGCGGTTAAGGCCATTGCACAAGATGTCTTGGATGCCAAGTTTAATCCAGGTGATATTAATGAGAAGCTGATTGCAGATTATCTTTATACCGGAAGTCTATCGCCTGCTCTTCGTGACCCTGATCTGGTTATTCGGACCAGCGGGGAATTACGCTTGAGTAATTTCTTGCCTTGGCAGACAGCTTATAGTGAGCTGTATTTTACAGATGTTGCTTGGCCAGATTTTGATGGTGAGGCACTGAAATTAGCGATTAAAGAATACAACCGTCGCCACAGACGTTTTGGTGGCGTGTAA